The DNA sequence GCTACAGCAACAAGCATTTTTCTAACCATTCGGTCATAATCAATCCCTAAATTAATAGCCTGTTCTTTTCCCAAAGCTATAACATCTAACTTTTTAGCATCTTTTAAAACCCAAAATAGAGTAAGTCCCATCGTAATAGTTGAGATACCCAATAAGGAGGACTTAACATTGTTGAAACTTGCAAACATCTTATTTTGAACAATTAAGAACTCATTTGGATCCATGACCATTTGCATAAATGATGATAAACTACTAAACAATGTTCCAAAAATCATTCCAATCATTAATAAGAAGAATAAATTTGTATTTTCTCTTCTAAACATCATTTTAAACAGTAGTAATGAGAAGATAATCATTAATCCTCCTGCTATCAAGAAGTTTAAGTTGGACCCCATTAAAGCGACATTTAATGATCCTAAAGAAAAGACAATTAATGTTTGGAATAAATTATAAAGTGAATCTAATCCTAATACACTTGGTGTTAAAATTCGATTATTTGTAACTGTCTGGAAAATAACTGATGAAACAGCGATTCCACTTCCTGTCATTGCAATTGCAATTAATTTTGGTATACGTCTTGATAAGGCGTATTGATAAGAGTTGGGGTTCAATCCATAAACTAAGAATAAAACACTACATACTATTACTAATAGGAGTAGGATATATAAAACTTTATGCCGACGCATTTGAATCCCTCCTCATCAACATGTATAAGAAAATGACACTTCCGATAATCCCAACAGTTAATCCAATCGATACTTCATATGGATAAATGACTAAGCGTCCAATGACATCGCAAATCAGTAAGAATACTACTCCTAGTAATGCAGTATGTCCTAAACTATGTTTTAAGTTATCGCCTAAGTACATCGATACAACATTTGGAACAATTAATCCGATAAACGGAATCGATCCAATGGTAATAATGATTACCGATGTAATTAAAGCGACAATCGTTAATCCTACATTGACAATCCATTTATGATTAAGCCCTAGATTAGTTGAAAAATCTTCTCCCATCCCAGCAATCGTAAATTTATTGGCATATAAGAAAGCGACAACAACAAGAGGAATACTTAAATAAAGTAACTCATAATTTCCTTTCATGATGTTCGTGAAATCTCCCTGTGCCCAAGAAGAAATATTTTGTACAAGATCAAACTGATAAGCAATAAAGCTTGTGATCGAATTGACGACATTTCCAAGCATCATCCCGATTAACGGAATAAATAAGGAATTTTGAAATTTTACTTGCTTCATAATCCCCATAAATAAAAATGTTCCAAATAATGAACAAATAAAAGCAAACAGCATCTTATGGACGAGTGAAGCCCCTGCAAAGAATACCATTGCAATTAACATTCCTAACTTTGCAAAATCCATCGTTGCTGCTGTCGTTGGTGAAACAAATTTATTTCTTGTCAGCTGCTGCATAATTAAACCGCAGATACTCATTCCAATCCCAGTTACACAAACACTTAATAAACGTGGTATACGACTGACAAATAAAATATATAATTGATGACTATCGCCATTTAAAATTGCTGATAGTGTCACTTCACTGGCTCCAATAAACACGGAAATGACGGATAAGATGATAAGCAAAGTTGCTAAATATCTCTTCTTCAAGTCTACCCCCTCTTTCTTTATCTTCATATTTACTCTTTATCTTCTATATGCTATAATAACCTCAACGCAATTGATAATCGTTATCAAATTACTGATTATATTATAGCAGTTATAAAAATTAATTTCTTTGATTATATTTAGATTTTTATAACTATTTTTACGTTAGTGGTGTTTTCTGTAAATAAGCACCTTCTAATATAATGAGCGAGGTGTGGATATGAAGCAAGAAACTATAAATGAGTCTAATAAAGTAGGTTTATATGGACAGCGTGTCTACCACTATGTAGAGCAAAATTTTGATCGTCAATTAAAACTTGAAGATGTTGCAAGTTATTTTCACTTGAATAAATGCTATTTTTGTTCTGTTTTAAAAAAAGAGTTAGGAAAGACATTTTCACAAATTGTGAATGAAGTTCGAGTTGAAAAAAGCAAAGAGCTATTAAGAGAAGGAAATCTCTCAACATTATCAATTGCTCTATCAGTAGGATTTAATAATCAAAATTACTTTAATATGACATTTAAAAAACTAACAGGAATGACTCCTTTACAGTATCGTAAAATTGCTCATCCCAACGAAAAAGAGGCGTAAGTAACTAGTTACTTACGCCTCTTTTATTATTAATCAACTAAAATTTCTCGTAACACACGTCCATCTGCTTCAGGCATTTCAAATCCTAAAATAGCTGCACATGTTGGAGCAATATCCACAACTTTAGCAACAGAAAGTTCTTTTCCTTCTAATACTCCTGGACCACTTAAAATTAAACATGGCTGTTCTCCTTTACTTGGAATATGACCATGTGTCCCACGACTTACACGGTAATCTTCATTCATGATAGGATTTTGGTAATCCGCCATAATATTAAATCCAAATGAAGATCCTTCTTTTGCTTCTAAAACAAAGGTGAAGTTTCCATCTAAACGATATGTTTTCTTCACTTGCTCACGAGTAAAGATATGCTCAATATATAATAACTCACGATTTTCATTTAATAATTGATACACTTTATCTGTTAACTGTTGATCAGTTGGATCTTTTAAATAAACATGAGCAGAAACAGCACTTGATTGAACATAGACTTGCCAATCTGTCATGTTTCCTTCTTCATCTACTGTTAACAATCCATTTTCAATTAATAATTTATTGGCATTAACGCTCATATCAATATCTACTTGACCGTGGTCTGAACAAAATACAAATGTTGTTTGCTCGTATAATCCTTGAGCTTTTAATTCATCCACAACAATAGCTAACATATCATCTAAATACTTATAAGCATCTACTAGCTTTTCAGATAATACACCATGTGAATGACGATAATGATCTGGTAATGTCATATGCATTAATGTTAAATCTGGCTGATAGCGATTAATCACATATTTTGAAGCTAATGCAGAGAATTTATCTGTTGAATAGTAATTTGGTAATGTCCATGCTTCCGCACAGTAATCCCACATTTCTTGTGTTAAAACAGCATTTGAGTTTTTGCGAATTTCTGATTCTTGTTCTTCTTTTGGATAATGAATCCCTGCACGTTGAATAACATAGTCTACGTTAGCTCCTACTAAAGTTGGCCAACTATTAATGAATGCTGAATATCCATTTTCTTGCGCCAACTCAGGTAAAATTTGAGCTTTGTTTTGTGTACGTAATTCATACCAAGGTGCTTTATTCATTAATGGTGTGAACACTTCATTTGTAATAACACCATGCTTTTCTGGATAAGTTCCTGATACAATCGAGGCATGTGCTGTATAAGTCATTGATGGATAAACTGTTTCAACTGACTTAACAATTGATGCTTTTTCTAAAATCGGGGCGAATGTCGGTAAAATTTTTAAAATTTCAATATCTTTACCAATCATGGCGTCTAAGGAAATTAATAATAATTTTTTCTTCATTGATTCCACTCTCTTTCTTGCTGTACTCCTCTAACTTGATGCTACAAATCACTCTATTCATTTATAATGATGACATAAATTAATTTAATTGTCCAACTTTAAGTCGCACACTCGTTATATTTAGGACGTACAATATATTAGTTAAATAGGAAATGGAGCGATATTTATGAAATTGCTTAACACACTTCTTATCATTTGCGCTTTTCTGCTCTTTTTTATTGGAATTGAAACACCTGTTTCAGTTGAACCAGATATCTCCTATCTTAAACGTTCAACAAATTTAAGAGAATTGGATTTAAGACCTAATATTGAACAGGTGATTAATCTACTTTATCCAATGTAAAATAAAAATCCATTATTTCATAATGAAATAATGGATTTTTGTTTTTAGTAACCAAAAAGAATTTTATAAATGACGTAAAACCATCCTAATAGACCATGGATAATAGCCCATAAGATGGAGTGATGAATACTAAATGAGACAACAACTGCAATCATCATTCCAAGATTATAACTTTTCCCTAAAGCAGACAGTACTCCTTTACGAAGTTGATGATGATAATCTTCACGCAATTCTGCTCTTAACTCTTCCTTCAGCTGTTTACGCCAATAATCTTTTTCCGAAGACTGGCTACCATCACTGATAACTTCTGCTTCTACAACTTCTACTTGCTCTTCATATTGTCCCATTGATTTTTATCCTTTATTATCTATTTTTTAATTCCTCTAACTCCTCAGCTGTAAATTGATAACGTTCCATACAGAAGTGACAAACTGCTTCTGCACCATTATCCTCATCAATCATTGCTTGAATTTCATCTTTACCTAAGCTCATGATTCCAGTTTCAAATTTCTCTTTTGAACATTTACATTCAAAATGAACATCATGACGATCTAAAATACGAACTTCATCTTTACCAAAAATCGCTTCTAAAATAGCTTCTGGTGTATATCCTTCATCAATCATTGTAGAAACTGGCTTGATATTAGCTAATGCTGTTTCTAATTTAGTTAGTGTTTCTTCTGTTGCACCTGGCATCACTTGAACAATGAATCCTCCTGCTGCACGAACAGAGTTATCTGGATCAACTAAAACCCCAACTCCAACTGCAGATGGTACTTGCTCAGATACTGCAAAATAATAAGTGAAATCATCACCTATTTCACCTGTTTGTAATGGAACTTGTCCTGTGAAGTAATCTTTTAATCCTAAATCTTTTGTTACTGATAATTGTCCATCTGTTCCAACAGCCATTCCAACATTTAATTTTCCTGAATTATATTGGAAATGAACCTCTGGGTTTGTTACGTATCCACGAACGATTCCTTTTGAATCTGCATCAACAATGATTGATCCGATGGGCCCGTTCCCGTTAATACGAATTGTAATTGTTTCTTCACCTTTTAATTGACTTCCCATCATCGCTGCAACTGTTAAAGTACGACCTAATGCAGCAGATGCTGTTGGCCAACATCCATGACGACGGCGCCCTTCTTCAACTAAATTCGTTGAACTAATTGCAAACGCACGAATTTGATCATCAAAGGCTAAAGCTTTTACTAAATAATCTTTCATCTATGATTCCTCCTGATTGATAGTTATTTCTTAGGAAATTAGAAACTAATATCTCGTTTATCAATTTTACACGAATGGTGTCTATTTGAAAAGTTACTTTCATTATCCATCTACTTCATTATCCCAATAACTATATGATTTTTTCCTATAGATAAAACTACACGATATATGCATATATTTTACTCTAATTTTATAAACTAATAATGGGCTATTCAACCCTTATTTTTAACGGATAGGGGGATTTTATTTGTACTATTTAAGAAATTTTTTAGCATTAGGACTTATTCTTTGTTTGATTCCACTCCTAATTTTCAGTCCAATAAATCTTCAACCCTATGAACGTTATATTTGGATAGGGATTTTATTCCTTTGGTTTATTCAACGACACCAGATTAATGACCAATGCCTAATTATCCTGAGTGCTTCCTTTCTGACTTTTCTTTTCTTATCCTGTCAGATATGGGAAATAAGTCGTCGAATTATTATTGGATTAATTTTGATTATTGGAATTCTCTTAATGATTATTATTTGTTCCCTTGATTATACGGTTATCCGTCACTTAAAACACCGAATCAAATAAAAAACCGCTCTTCATACAAGAAGCGGTTTTTTTATATTTATTCAAAAAATTATTCTTTTGTTAAATCAATGATTGGTAACTTTTCTTTCGAAACAGTTAAGGTTGATTTTAACTTATAGTTACCTTCACGAACTAACTTAAATTTAGGTTGTTTTTTATCTTCTTTTGAATCAGCTACACTATAAGCAGTTGTTTCTAACTTCCCTTTTTCAACTAACTCATCAATTTGTTCTTTAGTTAATGTTTCGTATTGTAATAATGTCTCAGCAATTAATTTTACTAAGTCTTGATTTGATAGTAAAACTTTTCGACAACGATTATAACACTCACTAATAATCTTATGAATTTCTTCATCAATTTGACGTGCTAAATGATCAGAGAAGTTTTTATCTTTATTATAGTCACGTCCTAAGAAGACATTTCCACTACGTTGTTCGTATTGGATTGGACCTAAATCACTCATCCCATACTCTGTTACCATTGCACGTGCAATCGCTGTAGCTTTTTGGAAGTCATTATGAGCTCCTGTTGTTACTTCATTAAATGTAATTTCTTCTGACACACGTCCAGCAAGTAAACCAGTAATACGGTCTAATAAATCTTGTTTTGTTTGTAAATATGTTTCCTCTTCAGGAAGCATTAAGGCATAACCACCTGCTTCACCACGAGGAATGATTGTAACTTTATGAACAACCTCAGCATTTTCAAGTTTGATACCAACAACAGCATGTCCTGCTTCATGATAAGCAACAACACGACGCTCTTTCTTCGAGAAGACTTTCGATTTTTTAGCAGGTCCCATCATAACGCGGTCTGTTGCTTCATCCACGTCTTTCATTTGAATTTGCTTACGATTATCACGAGCAGCTAATAACGCTGACTCATTTAATAAGTTCTCTAAATCTGCACCACTAAATCCTGGTGTACGACGGGCGATATCCTCTAAACGTACTTCAGGTGCTAAACGCTTATTACGAGCATGTACTCTTAAAATTGCTTCACGTCCTTTTACATCTGGACGACCAATTGTAATTTGACGGTCAAAACGTCCTGGACGTAATAAAGCTGGATCTAATACGTCTGGTCGGTTTGTTGCAGCCATAACAATAATTCCAGAGTTTGGACCGAATCCATCCATTTCAACAAGTAACTGGTTCAATGTTTGTTCACGCTCATCGTGTCCTCCACCCATACCAGCTCCACGTTGACGACCCACAGCATCAATCTCATCAATAAAGATGATACATGGTGCTGTTTTCTTAGCTGTTTGGAACATATCACGAACACGGCTTGCTCCAACCCCAACGAACATCTCAACGAAATCTGAACCTGAGATTGAATAGAATGGCACACCAGCTTCACCAGCTACGGCACGAGCAAGTAATGTTTTACCTGTACCTGGAGGCCCGACTAATAAAATACCTTTTGGTACACGAGCACCCATTTCATTATATTTAGCTGGGCTTTTTAAGAAGTCCACAACTTCTACTAACTCTTCTTTTTCTTCATCATTTCCGGCTACGTCATCAAATGAAATCCCTTCTTGTTTTGATAACTTCGCACGGCTCTTACCGAAGTCAAATGCTTTATTATTCCCGCGTTGGGCTGATCTAAACATGAACATGATAACCCCTAGGAATAATACTGTTAATACAGCATAAGATAAGAAACTCCATACCTTACCAATCGTTGGTGCTACACCATTTGTTAAGCTAACATTATGGCTAATAGCTAAGTCACTTATTTTATCATAAGCAGTATCAGCTACAATGATTGTATAAGGAGTTTCCTTCCCATTAACTTTCATCTTACCTGAAATAGTCCATAAGTTTTTATTATCTTCTCCATCGATTGGACGAGCATCCATTGAAAGGACATTCTCGTTTTCAATTTGTGTAACAAATTCATTATATGTTGGTTCTTCAATAACTGTTTGTTCCGGTTCAATAAATATAAATCCATATAATCCTAAAACAATAATAAATAGAATGAAGTAGATTCCAATACTTTGTGGACCTTTTTTATTAAAACTACTTTTCTTTTTAATGCTATTAATCTTATCCTTTGGATTAATTGGCGGCATTTTCGCACCTCTTTCTTAATTCATATAGACTTCTTCTTTAAGAATACCTACATATGGTAAATTACGATAATACTCATCATAATCTAATCCGTATCCTACAACGAATGCTTTTGGAATATTAAATCCAATATATTTAGGTTCCATGACAACGACGCGTCCTTCTGGTTTATCTAACATTGTTACCACCTCAACTGAAGCTGCTCCACGATGTTTTAATAACGCAATCACTTTATCTAATGTGAACCCTGTATCTACGATATCCTCAACAATGATGATATGACGATTTTCCACTGAAGTATCTAAGTCTTTTAAAATTTTAACTTGTCCAGAAGAAGTTGTTCCCCCGTGATAGCTAGAAACATCCATAAATTCGATTTGAACTGGAATGTTCATGTGTTTCATTAAATCTCCGATAAAAGGAATTGATCCTTTTAATAAACCTAATAAAATTGGTTTTTTATCCGCATAGTCGATTTCTAATTGTTTTGCTAATTCTGCTGCTTTGGCCTCAATTTGCTCAGTTGTAAATAAAATTTCTTTAATATCGTTATGCATCTTTTTCATTCCCTCCACGGTGGCAATAATCAATTGTAATTACATGACCTTTTACTTGTCGATGACAAAGCGCTGACTTTTTTAAAAGCGGGATCCAAATGATTTGATCATTGGCATCTGTTACAATAGGCCAAGAATCTCTTAGTACCCTAGGAATCTTATTTTCAATCATAATTTCCTTTACTTTTTTAGATCCATAATCATTCATTAACTGAATACGATCGCCTGGTCTACGCGTTCTAACTTTTAAAGGTAATTCTATTTCATTATAACACAAATGAACTTTATTAATGCAAGATTTTTCCGTTTTTTCATCGACTTTGTTCTCACTTACTTTAATCACAGAACCAATGGGTAAAACTGTCCTTGTATCAAATGATAGAACCACTTCATAGTCATGCTCCAATAGAGGTATTGTAGAGAATTTTACTACATCATATGCGATTATACAACTGATTTGATGTGGTAAGGTTAACATTAAATTAGGCTTCGGATTTTTAATAAGTTTTTGAATTTCTTCAATATGCATCGTTTGAATATCTTTGAGTGTAAACTTCTGTAAAATCCGTTTAATAAGACGTCTCATTAAACTTGGAGGTAATTCTTGAAGAAAACTTCGCGAGACTTCAAAAGTTCCTTCACTTTGAAAAACATGACTCATTAATTGATCAACTTGTGCGGAAAAGTAGGCTTCATCTTCACTTAATTGCTCACTAATCATCCTTGCATGTTCATAAATAGATGGACTTTCTTTCACCAACTCCGGAACAATATACTTTCTAATACGATTTCTTGTATAAACATCACTTTTATTAGATTCATCTTCCCTGAACAAGACTTGCTCTTTTTCACAATATTCATAGATTTGTTTCTTAGTAACAGCAATTAAAGGTCGAACAACTTTTAATCCTTCATTTATAGTCGTTGGTTCAATGCCAATTAAACCACTAGGAATATTTTGATATAAGAACCGATGAAGCTGAGTCTCTAGTTGATCATCTGCGTGATGTGCTGTCACTAAACATCCCGCCCCGTAATCGTTGGCTACTGACTTAAAGAACTCATAACGTTTATTTCTCGCATATTCATGAAAGTTTTCAACCTCATTCGTTTTAGGTAAGTAATAGACCTCATAGGGAAGATCATAAGCACGTGAAACTTGTTCAACTAAGATTTCATCTAACTCTGAGTTTTCTCGTTTTTTATGGTTAACATGAGCCACGATTAAACGTAGTTGATGAGTTGTAGCAAAGTGCTTCATGAAATGCAATAATGCCATCGAATCCGCACCTCCCGACACAGCTACAATAACCGAGTTGTTTTTCTCAAATAAATTGTATTTTTTTATCGTCTCTAATATAACCTTTTGCATTAAAATCTCAAACTCCTTATAACTCATAAAAAACGCTTATAATCTATTATATCCATTTTGAGGTAAAAAAAAAGTATCGCCTAAAGTTTCATACACTTTTTCCCCATTATCCAATTATAATTAAAAACGATCAGATAAAATTCTGATCGCTTTTAATTGTAATGAGCTCTATTACAATCTATAAACTTGCACAAAAGGTGCGTTACTAAAGAATATTAAACAAGATTACTTGCGCACATAATCTTATTAATTTCCTTAGCCTTAAGCATCAATTTTTATTAACAGATAAAATTACTTATTAGTGGTCCTTCATCTTAGGCGGACCTCCGAATACGGCCCTGTATCCGGTAAAAACGATATTTCTATCGTGGCATCTATTCAATTGTCTGTCCGAACACGGCTTCTCACATGGAAAAGCACTATTATACTACATTAATTTTTTGAGCCACCAGCAAACGTTGGTAGCTCTTTTTGTTTTCTTAGAATCTTTTCTTAATTTTAAATTACTTATGTATAACCACCTGGATATTTGACTATAATAAATAATCTTTGATTTATTACTTCATACATTTTTATTCTCATCCATTCTTTATGGCTCTTTCTAGAGTATGAATTCATAAATCCTTTCATATTTTTAATCTTCGTCTTACTCAAGACTTCATTCAATTATTAAGTGATCGATCAACAAAATTGGCTCCGACCCCAATTATGAGATATTCTATCTATAAGATAGCCTCTACTTTTATAAATTCCTGTACATAAAATCAATTTCGTTTCTGATTTTTTTAAATTGTGGATAAGTTCCACTATTAATATGCCCACTCCGACTGGAACCTATTAATCAATTAACTCGCATATACATTCTTTAACTCATTTTAATCAGATTAGCTCTGACCTTAATCTGATTTTCATACCTATTTGTTACAAACTAGCTCTGAATCTGGATTTACTTACCAAACTCATACACATACTCACACATGGAAAACTTATCTCAACTCCATCCATACGTTTTACCGACTAAATCATTCATCTGATTCAATAATTAATTTTCTTACATTTTGAAACCTTAATTATCATACTACCCTACTATTAAACTTTAGCAATTTTTATTACTAACTAAACGTCCCTATATTAGCTCAACGTTTTACATATAGATCATTAAACTTCATACACACATCACACACTAACTTACTCGCACACTTTTTTCAAACCAGCTCCGACTTCTGATTTGTTTAACAAACTCATACACACATCACACACTAACTTACTCGCACACTTTTTTCTCAAACCAGCTCCGACTTCTGGTTTGTTTACCAAACTTCACACACATCACACACTAACTTACTCACACACTTTTTTTTCAAACCAGCTCTAACTCTGATTTACTTAACAAACTCATACACACATCACACACTAACTTACTCGCACACTTTTTTTCAAACCAGCTCCGACTTCTGATTTATTTACCAAACTTATACACAGATCACACACTAACTTACTCGCACACTTTTTTCTCAAACCAGCTCTCACTCTGATTTGTTTACCAAACTCATACACACATCACACTAATTTATTCGCACACTTTTTCAAACCAGCTCTGACTTATGATTTGTTTACTAAACTTCACACAGATCACACACTAACTTACACACACTTTTTTCAAACCAGCTCTGACTTATGATTTGTTTACCAAACTCATACACACATCACACTAACTTACTCGCACACTTTTTCAAACCAGCTCTCACTCTGATTTGTTTACCAAACTCATACACACATCACACTAACTTACTCGCACACTTTTTTCTCAAACCAGCTCTCACTCTGATTTACTTAACAAACTTCACACACATCACACTAACTTACTCGCACACTTTTTTTCAAACCAGCTCCGACTTCTGGTTTGTTTACCAAACTCATACACACATCACACACTAATTTACTTTCACACTTTTTTCTCAAACCAGCTCTAACTCTGATTTACTTAACAAACTTCACACACATCACACTAACTTACTCGCACACTTTTTTTCAAACCAGCTCCAACTTCTGGTTTGTTTACCAAACTCATACACACATCACACACTAATTTACTTTCACACTTTTTCAAACCAGCTCCGACTTCTGGTTTGTTTACCAAACTTCACACACATCACACTAACTTACTCGCACACTTTTTTCAAACCAGCTTTCACTTCTGACTTGTTTACCAAACTTCACACACATCACACACTAACTTACACACACTTTTTTCAAACCAGCTCTCACTCTGATTTGTTTACCAAACTCATACACACATCACACTAATTTATTCGCACACTTTTTCAAACCAGCTCTGACTTCTGATTTGTTTACCAAACTCATACACACATCACACTAATTTACTCACACACTTTTTCAAACCAGCTCCGACTTCTGGTTTGTTTACCAAACTCATACACACATCACACTAACTTACTCGCACACTTTTTTTTCAAACCAGCTCTAACTCTGATTTACTTAACAAACTTCACACACATCACACTAACTTACTCGCACACTTTTTTTCAAACCAGCTCCGACTTCTGGTTTGTTTACCAAACTCATACACACATCACACACTAATTTACTTTCACACTTTTTTCTCAAACCAGCTCTAACTCTGATTTACTTAACAAACTTCACACACATCACACTAACTTACTCGCACACTTTTTTTCAAACCAGCTCCAACTTCTGGTTTGTTTACCAAACTCATACACACATCACACACTAATTTACTTTCACACTTTTTCAAACCAGCTCCGACTTCTGGTTTGTTTACCAAACTTCACACACATCACACTAACTTACTCGCACACTTTTTTCAAACCAGCTTTCACTTCTGACTTGTTTACCAAACTTCACACACATCACACACTAACTTACACACACTTTTTTCAAACCAGCTCTCACTCTGATTTGTTTACCAAACTCATACACACATCACACTAATTTATTCGCACACTTTTTCAAACCAGCTCTGACTTCTGATTTGTTTACCAAACTCATACACACATCACACTAATTTACTCACACACTTTTTCAAACCAGCTCCGACTTCTGGTTTGTTTACCAAACTCATACACACATCACACTAACTTACTCGCACACTTTTTTTTCAAACCAGCTCTAACTCTGATTTACTTAACAAACTTCACACACATCACACTAACTTACTCGCACACTTTTTTTCAAACCAGCTCCGACTTCTGGTTTGTTTACCAAACTCATACACACATCACACACTAATTTACTTTCACACTTTTTCAAACCAGCTCCGACTTCTGATTTGTTTACCAAACTCATACACATATCACATACGATACTACTTTAAGAACCCAAATACATAGATTCTCTCTAACATTTTAATCTATGACTTCAAGTCACATGATTAAAAATTGGTATCAAAACAAACTACCCTTGCATACCGCATAAATTTCCGATTAAATTTTACCGATATATCCCCACTTTCGACATAAATTTTCAATCTATTCTATTGATTAAATTCTTTACGTTGCCAGCCATAAAGAATTTAATATAAAATAGTTGATTCTAATCAATTTAATATATCTACTACTTAATCAATAATCATTAATAAAAACAAGATTAAACCTATGGCTTTAAGACGCATATTGAGCTTGAGCTACACCTTGCCGCTTATACTCAACCACTAAAACCATCATATCGTCTTTAATTTTTCCTTTATGTTTACTAACTGTTGCTTGAAGAATATTTTTTGCTATATTTTTGGGGGATTTCCCCATTTGATTTAATATGACTTGTTCTAATTCCTTTATATCTGGATACTGCTCTACAATACCATCGCTACACATGAGTAGCACATCATCTTCTTCTAAACTTAACGTTACATGATCAACTTCTTGATCACT is a window from the Turicibacter bilis genome containing:
- a CDS encoding iron chelate uptake ABC transporter family permease subunit, giving the protein MRRHKVLYILLLLVIVCSVLFLVYGLNPNSYQYALSRRIPKLIAIAMTGSGIAVSSVIFQTVTNNRILTPSVLGLDSLYNLFQTLIVFSLGSLNVALMGSNLNFLIAGGLMIIFSLLLFKMMFRRENTNLFFLLMIGMIFGTLFSSLSSFMQMVMDPNEFLIVQNKMFASFNNVKSSLLGISTITMGLTLFWVLKDAKKLDVIALGKEQAINLGIDYDRMVRKMLVAVAILVSVSTALVGPITFLGILVTNLAYQMIKDYRHSIVIPTSILLSLLALIGGQFLVERVFQFNTTIGVIINFVGGLYFIYILLKEERL
- the ftsH gene encoding ATP-dependent zinc metalloprotease FtsH — its product is MPPINPKDKINSIKKKSSFNKKGPQSIGIYFILFIIVLGLYGFIFIEPEQTVIEEPTYNEFVTQIENENVLSMDARPIDGEDNKNLWTISGKMKVNGKETPYTIIVADTAYDKISDLAISHNVSLTNGVAPTIGKVWSFLSYAVLTVLFLGVIMFMFRSAQRGNNKAFDFGKSRAKLSKQEGISFDDVAGNDEEKEELVEVVDFLKSPAKYNEMGARVPKGILLVGPPGTGKTLLARAVAGEAGVPFYSISGSDFVEMFVGVGASRVRDMFQTAKKTAPCIIFIDEIDAVGRQRGAGMGGGHDEREQTLNQLLVEMDGFGPNSGIIVMAATNRPDVLDPALLRPGRFDRQITIGRPDVKGREAILRVHARNKRLAPEVRLEDIARRTPGFSGADLENLLNESALLAARDNRKQIQMKDVDEATDRVMMGPAKKSKVFSKKERRVVAYHEAGHAVVGIKLENAEVVHKVTIIPRGEAGGYALMLPEEETYLQTKQDLLDRITGLLAGRVSEEITFNEVTTGAHNDFQKATAIARAMVTEYGMSDLGPIQYEQRSGNVFLGRDYNKDKNFSDHLARQIDEEIHKIISECYNRCRKVLLSNQDLVKLIAETLLQYETLTKEQIDELVEKGKLETTAYSVADSKEDKKQPKFKLVREGNYKLKSTLTVSKEKLPIIDLTKE
- a CDS encoding ABC transporter permease; protein product: MKKRYLATLLIILSVISVFIGASEVTLSAILNGDSHQLYILFVSRIPRLLSVCVTGIGMSICGLIMQQLTRNKFVSPTTAATMDFAKLGMLIAMVFFAGASLVHKMLFAFICSLFGTFLFMGIMKQVKFQNSLFIPLIGMMLGNVVNSITSFIAYQFDLVQNISSWAQGDFTNIMKGNYELLYLSIPLVVVAFLYANKFTIAGMGEDFSTNLGLNHKWIVNVGLTIVALITSVIIITIGSIPFIGLIVPNVVSMYLGDNLKHSLGHTALLGVVFLLICDVIGRLVIYPYEVSIGLTVGIIGSVIFLYMLMRRDSNASA
- the hslO gene encoding Hsp33 family molecular chaperone HslO, encoding MKDYLVKALAFDDQIRAFAISSTNLVEEGRRRHGCWPTASAALGRTLTVAAMMGSQLKGEETITIRINGNGPIGSIIVDADSKGIVRGYVTNPEVHFQYNSGKLNVGMAVGTDGQLSVTKDLGLKDYFTGQVPLQTGEIGDDFTYYFAVSEQVPSAVGVGVLVDPDNSVRAAGGFIVQVMPGATEETLTKLETALANIKPVSTMIDEGYTPEAILEAIFGKDEVRILDRHDVHFECKCSKEKFETGIMSLGKDEIQAMIDEDNGAEAVCHFCMERYQFTAEELEELKNR
- a CDS encoding helix-turn-helix domain-containing protein, producing MKQETINESNKVGLYGQRVYHYVEQNFDRQLKLEDVASYFHLNKCYFCSVLKKELGKTFSQIVNEVRVEKSKELLREGNLSTLSIALSVGFNNQNYFNMTFKKLTGMTPLQYRKIAHPNEKEA
- a CDS encoding alkaline phosphatase family protein, whose translation is MKKKLLLISLDAMIGKDIEILKILPTFAPILEKASIVKSVETVYPSMTYTAHASIVSGTYPEKHGVITNEVFTPLMNKAPWYELRTQNKAQILPELAQENGYSAFINSWPTLVGANVDYVIQRAGIHYPKEEQESEIRKNSNAVLTQEMWDYCAEAWTLPNYYSTDKFSALASKYVINRYQPDLTLMHMTLPDHYRHSHGVLSEKLVDAYKYLDDMLAIVVDELKAQGLYEQTTFVFCSDHGQVDIDMSVNANKLLIENGLLTVDEEGNMTDWQVYVQSSAVSAHVYLKDPTDQQLTDKVYQLLNENRELLYIEHIFTREQVKKTYRLDGNFTFVLEAKEGSSFGFNIMADYQNPIMNEDYRVSRGTHGHIPSKGEQPCLILSGPGVLEGKELSVAKVVDIAPTCAAILGFEMPEADGRVLREILVD